A stretch of the Vigna radiata var. radiata cultivar VC1973A chromosome 7, Vradiata_ver6, whole genome shotgun sequence genome encodes the following:
- the LOC106765997 gene encoding myb-like protein X: MSRCFPFPPPGYIKKARTDGVDLLKKEKQKERKHKKDKKDKEKRESKERREKEGRDGKHKEKRDKKEKRREKKKDKNKDKNKDRDKSKISSTDDKGIPRQSEVVNAGNLHQEEIKHDDKKGILFENRLTKQYSGNNGEKATEKNALAANTESKFLLELDRRIRNDDGGATNQLVDNFTNANHGRNEATDRLVAKGGGTRLDGSEKLKDKGLDVKKIDGRGVQAEVRPIGNSPAQNYAGNVHPRVDGIPKLLGKYFEKNLEATVEGKEKVKEKKDEGREKTEEEKIKEKKDEGKEKVKKKKDDKRRDKRKDKEKEKKGHGKNKDRDKEKKNEEKDKESSELKTTEQNKLKESNKIGLKDSNCFSQLSRNNHDDPVGGENLKKRKDIESNGVPRVNDSLPNKFPKLSSSQPFTKNGRPLEPWQISVPNASDRPQVATGVKVENKEGMKNENFETQSFSASSNKTRTDIGPVDFVTEASAKPSHPDSKYLSQVYSVPKVDHWSDFDDQEWLFDSNVSPERKSVVQSSEVGDTPQVWAEALRIESADVFALPYVIPY; encoded by the exons ATGTCGCGCTGTTTTCCATTTCCACCACCAGGATATATAAAGAAGGCTAGAACAGATGGAGTGGATTTgttaaaaaag GAGAAgcagaaagagagaaaacataAGAAAGATAAGAAGGACAAAGAGAAGAGGGAAAGTAAggagaggagagagaaagaaggaagagatgGAAAGCATAAGGAAAAGAGGGACAAAAAGGAAAAAcgtagagagaaaaagaaagataagaataAGGATAAGAACAAAGATAgagataaaagtaaaatcagTTCTACAGATGACAAAGGTATTCCAAGACAATCTGAGGTTGTCAATGCTGGTAATCTCCATCAAGAGGAAATTAAGCACGATGATAAGAAGGGTATCTTGTTTGAGAACAGACTCACCAAACAGTATTCTGGTAACAATGGGGAGAAGGCAACAGAAAAAAATGCTCTGGCTGCAAACACGGAATCAAAGTTCCTCCTGGAGTTGGACCGGAGGATTAGGAATGATGACGGAGGAGCTACCAATCAATTGGTTGATAACTTTACTAATGCAAACCATGGAAGAAATGAGGCAACTGATAGGTTGGTGGCCAAAGGAGGTGGGACCAGGCTTGATGGTAGTGAAAAACTCAAGGATAAAGGCCTTGATGTTAAGAAGATTGATGGAAGAGGAGTACAAGCTGAGGTCCGACCTATTGGAAATTCACCAGCTCAGAATTATGCTGGAAACGTTCATCCTAGAGTTGATGGAATACCCAAACTTCTTgggaaatattttgaaaagaatttggAAGCAACAGTTGAAGGTAAGGAAAAggttaaggaaaagaaagatgAAGGTAGAGAAAAGACAGAAGAGGAAAAgattaaggaaaagaaagatgaaggaaaggaaaaggttaagaaaaaaaaagatgataaaagaagagataaaaggaaagataaagagaaggagaagaaagggCATGGGAAAAACAAAGATAGggataaagagaagaaaaatgaggagAAAGACAAGGAGTCTAGTGAACTTAAAACAACAgagcaaaataaattaaaagaaagcaaCAAAATTGGACTTAAAGATTCAAATTGTTTCTCACAGCTTTCTAGAAACAACCACGACGATCCTGTTGGTGGGGAAAATCTCAAAAAACGAAAAGACATTGAGTCAAATGGAGTTCCACGTG TTAATGACAGTTTGCCCAATAAGTTTCCAAAATTgtcttcctctcaaccattcACTAAAAATGGAAGGCCATTGGAACCCTGGCAAATTTCCGTACCAAATGCTTCGGATAGACCACAAGTGGCCACCGGTGTTAAGGTAGAAAACAAAGAAGGCATGAAAAATGAGAATTTTGAAACTCAGTCATTTTCAGCTTCTTCAAACAAGACTCGCACTGATATTGGGCCAGTTGATTTTGTAACTGAAGCTTCTGCAAAGCCATCCCATCCAGACTCCAAGTACCTAAGCCAGGTATATTCCGTACCTAAGGTGGATCATTGGTCTGATTTTGATGATCAAGAATGGCTATTTGACAGCAATGTTTCACCCGAAAGAAAATCTGTGGTGCAATCTTCAGAGGTTGGGGATACACCACAGGTATGGGCCGAAGCTCTGCGCATAGAGTCAGCAGATGTTTTTGCTCTTCCATATGTCATTCCATactga